CCGCCCGCCGAGTCTGTTGCCGTCGCCCGGCAGGCGGCGGGCATGGCGGCGGCGAGCCTCTGGAACCGCGGCCGCTCCGGGCCGCCGACGACGGGCCGCCAACAGGCCCGCGTCTGCGTCCCGACCGTTTCGAGCCCCGGAAGGAATTGCTCCCTCGCGACGAGGCCGGCGGCGTACTGTGCGGCCGTGACCCAGTATTTCAGCGTCGGGCCGATCAGTACGCCCGGCTGGAGCGTGTCGCGATCGACGCAGGCTTCGAGTAGTTCGAGGGCCGAAGCGGCTTCGAGTACGAGAACCGGAACGGCCCACGGGCTCATCTCGATGACCGCGTCCGGGTCCGGCGGCTCGGCGATCAATGGCAACGACGCGATCGGCCGCCCGGCTGTACTCGGCAGCCAAACCGCGGCTGTTTCTTCGGGCGCCTGGAACGAGGAAATGCTCTCGGCGACCGTCGTTCGGATCGTCTCGGCCGGCACCGAAAAAGGGTGCGGGCGGGCCGCCTGTCGCGACTTGCGGCCCGCGCGGGCGGGCTCCGTGGTCTCACCCCAAGCCAGGAATTGCTTGTCTCTCAAGAGGAGTTGCAGCGCGATCATAACGCGATCCTGGAATACCCGAATATCGTCTATCAAAACGCGGGGTTAAGCGATCGAGGCATCGGGGCACATACTTTGACATAAAGAATTGTCGACCCTGCGAACAGCAAGAGTTGTTCGATCTGGCCGGTGGGCCGGTTATTCGCGGCGGTCGGTCTCAGCTCGGCGGGGTCCGGCGCGAAAAAAAGTCCCGAACCCGCTGGGCGATGCGTGCCGCCCGGAGTGACCCGGCGCCGAGGTCCGCGTAGGGCTGCAAACACAATTCGAGGTTCGCGACTTTGAGCCGCAGCGCTTTGAGTTCGTCCTCCTGCGTGGCTACGACGGCATGGAGGATGGCCTGACCTCTCATCGCCCGCTCGTAGTCGCCGCGGTACTGCTCGCGCTCGGCGTTGTGACCGGCGGACGCCCGGCGGACGGCCGCGGCCAGCGCCGCCCCGCCGAGCCGCACCCAGTTCCGGTCCGCGGTCGCCGGATCGAGGTCGGGGTTCGGGTCGCAGTCGTAGCCCAGGGTGGCGAACGACTCGGCGTGTGCCGCGGCGATTTCCCGGGCTTCGGCCGCCGGCAACAGGTCTCGCCAGATGCCCGGTCGGCCTTGCCAGAAGTGGTTGTTCAGTGACCCCTGTCGCAGCGACTCCATGCTTAATTGCTTTGCCAGAGCGTTCAAATTCTCTTGATGAGGCGGGCCGAAAATCACGGCGAGACGACCCACCGCCGCG
This is a stretch of genomic DNA from Fimbriiglobus ruber. It encodes these proteins:
- a CDS encoding sulfotransferase domain-containing protein, yielding MAGSYGLSQSAVHDVADGNWREMPARHIIQLHHAPDPEFLALLQEYACRPFVIARHPLDVLVSILQFSVHEQETSRWLGGRGGDESGIWGATPRSRAFIEYATGPRAAALLAVSRDWWNLPGAARLRYEDTVADPVAAVGRLAVIFGPPHQENLNALAKQLSMESLRQGSLNNHFWQGRPGIWRDLLPAAEAREIAAAHAESFATLGYDCDPNPDLDPATADRNWVRLGGAALAAAVRRASAGHNAEREQYRGDYERAMRGQAILHAVVATQEDELKALRLKVANLELCLQPYADLGAGSLRAARIAQRVRDFFSRRTPPS